A window of Cryptomeria japonica chromosome 3, Sugi_1.0, whole genome shotgun sequence contains these coding sequences:
- the LOC131034216 gene encoding 11-beta-hydroxysteroid dehydrogenase isoform X2: MELMNFVLNLVVPPAGMIILAFAWPSLAFLTACDWVLHTIYSEKMEGKVVIITGASSGIGEQIAYQYAKRRANLVLVARREERLRSIRDKARSMGARNVSIMAADVVKEEECKRFIDDTISQYGQLDHLVNNTGFGHSFLFEEAGDTSGFAHMMDINFWGSVYPTFFALPHLRRRNGRVVVNASVEGWLPMPRMSLYSAAKAAVINFYETLRVEVGDAVGITIATPGWIESELTRGRFMTEEGEVHVTPFPVAYTEECARIIVSGACRGQRYVRFPMWYNVFFLYKVFAPEVLEWTYRLLFLSHFGKKQPPLTKIMDISGGKKLLVYPTSVVQQHQQQQSLSPRHQKSERSPA, encoded by the exons atggagttgATGAACTTTGTTCTGAATTTGGTGGTACCCCCTGCTGGGATGATTATATTGGCATTTGCATGGCCATCCTTAGCATTTCTTACAGCCTGTGATTGGGTTCTCCATACCATCTACAGTGAGAAAATGGAGGGAAAGGTGGTCATTATAACAGGAGCTTCATCTGGGATTGGTGAG CAAATTGCCTATCAGTATGCCAAAAGGAGAGCCAATCTGGTACTAGTGGCTCGCAGAGAAGAGAGGCTGAGATCTATAAGGGATAAAGCTCGTTCAATGGGAGCcagaaatgtttcaattatggcagcAGATGTGGTGAAGGAAGAAGAATGCAAGAGGTTCATCGATGATACCATTAGCCAATATGGCCAGT TGGATCATTTGGTGAACAATACTGGATTTGGCCATAGCTTCCTGTTCGAAGAGGCAGGTGATACTTCAGGATTTGCACATATGATG GATATCAATTTCTGGGGGAGTGTGTACCCTACATTCTTTGCTCTTCCCCATTTGCGCCGAAGAAATGGGAGGGTCGTGGTGAATGCTTCTGTGGAAGGCTGGTTACCAATGCCTAGAATGAGTCTCTACAGT GCGGCCAAAGCAGCAGTGATAAATTTCTACGAGACACTGAGGGTTGAGGTTGGAGATGCTGTAGGTATAACAATTGCAACCCCTGGTTGGATCGAAAGTGAGTTGACTAGAGGGAGGTTCATGACAGAAGAAGGAGAG GTACATGTAACTCCTTTTCCAGTGGCATACACCGAAGAATGCGCAAGGATAATTGTGTCAGGGGCATGCAGAGGGCAGCGTTACGTGAGGTTTCCTATGTGGTACAACGTCTTCTTCCTCTACAAAGTATTTGCTCCTGAAGTACTGGAGTGGACATATCGCTTGCTATTCCTCAGCCACTTTGGGAAGAAACAGCCCCCATTGACCAAAATCATGGACATCAGCGGAGGAAAGAAGCTCCTTGTGTATCCCACCTCTGTTGTTCAACAACATCAGCAGCAGCAATCTCTCTCTCCTCGCCATCAGAAATCTGAACGATCCCCTGCATAA
- the LOC131034216 gene encoding 11-beta-hydroxysteroid dehydrogenase isoform X1 — MELMNFVLNLVVPPAGMIILAFAWPSLAFLTACDWVLHTIYSEKMEGKVVIITGASSGIGEQIAYQYAKRRANLVLVARREERLRSIRDKARSMGARNVSIMAADVVKEEECKRFIDDTISQYGQLDHLVNNTGFGHSFLFEEAGDTSGFAHMMDINFWGSVYPTFFALPHLRRRNGRVVVNASVEGWLPMPRMSLYSAAKAAVINFYETLRVEVGDAVGITIATPGWIESELTRGRFMTEEGEVQLKEEPREVHVTPFPVAYTEECARIIVSGACRGQRYVRFPMWYNVFFLYKVFAPEVLEWTYRLLFLSHFGKKQPPLTKIMDISGGKKLLVYPTSVVQQHQQQQSLSPRHQKSERSPA; from the exons atggagttgATGAACTTTGTTCTGAATTTGGTGGTACCCCCTGCTGGGATGATTATATTGGCATTTGCATGGCCATCCTTAGCATTTCTTACAGCCTGTGATTGGGTTCTCCATACCATCTACAGTGAGAAAATGGAGGGAAAGGTGGTCATTATAACAGGAGCTTCATCTGGGATTGGTGAG CAAATTGCCTATCAGTATGCCAAAAGGAGAGCCAATCTGGTACTAGTGGCTCGCAGAGAAGAGAGGCTGAGATCTATAAGGGATAAAGCTCGTTCAATGGGAGCcagaaatgtttcaattatggcagcAGATGTGGTGAAGGAAGAAGAATGCAAGAGGTTCATCGATGATACCATTAGCCAATATGGCCAGT TGGATCATTTGGTGAACAATACTGGATTTGGCCATAGCTTCCTGTTCGAAGAGGCAGGTGATACTTCAGGATTTGCACATATGATG GATATCAATTTCTGGGGGAGTGTGTACCCTACATTCTTTGCTCTTCCCCATTTGCGCCGAAGAAATGGGAGGGTCGTGGTGAATGCTTCTGTGGAAGGCTGGTTACCAATGCCTAGAATGAGTCTCTACAGT GCGGCCAAAGCAGCAGTGATAAATTTCTACGAGACACTGAGGGTTGAGGTTGGAGATGCTGTAGGTATAACAATTGCAACCCCTGGTTGGATCGAAAGTGAGTTGACTAGAGGGAGGTTCATGACAGAAGAAGGAGAGGTACAGTTGAAAGAGGAACCCAGGGAA GTACATGTAACTCCTTTTCCAGTGGCATACACCGAAGAATGCGCAAGGATAATTGTGTCAGGGGCATGCAGAGGGCAGCGTTACGTGAGGTTTCCTATGTGGTACAACGTCTTCTTCCTCTACAAAGTATTTGCTCCTGAAGTACTGGAGTGGACATATCGCTTGCTATTCCTCAGCCACTTTGGGAAGAAACAGCCCCCATTGACCAAAATCATGGACATCAGCGGAGGAAAGAAGCTCCTTGTGTATCCCACCTCTGTTGTTCAACAACATCAGCAGCAGCAATCTCTCTCTCCTCGCCATCAGAAATCTGAACGATCCCCTGCATAA